From a single Ornithodoros turicata isolate Travis chromosome 8, ASM3712646v1, whole genome shotgun sequence genomic region:
- the LOC135367203 gene encoding remodeling and spacing factor 1-like isoform X2: MASIADENCHDDPNFAVICSFVLNFGELCGVNVTISELQSMLEDTKNVSDALIELHVVLLRKANKRVTRDRWEKCLIKFCHEGSNVEGWELERFGYRKAKLATKLSLLKRLLEAQFDGNARLKGNVNGREASALRLGPLGKDIRGNNYWLQRDQQLNLRLYREHPDDERSWQLISRTRDELASLLSDLEATDGIVKKEESTSLDSETGESNLTEAEKPDRKDLKPPLTDTGQHPPLEETLDARFPTPGIKREALEQDAIKKEPTDELPLSLKKEQHSPLQPLHDCAKAEELEKQGKQNGETTTSGIKSVEEETTEKESGASAKTDIPAPSCRRSLFQEEQSSALDLTSSKGTKRDLEEHVVEGRAKKLEVESPAKYAVAEAAEANKKVADVSRLGGDVRANGLDVEVERSPKDKVQGREKRGSVDDGCHGSNGMDGEAGQSSSSKVRGVDEGTDSNAPSVSVQNNVETGAVSIARKEKDEGAEDAKTKTSETSEKEGSTVNVETEVPVAVEGDSVTVKSKELNRDSSVLSEKSNRKQDSNCDNLTVESKSAEQCKRGSEDVERIEGDDSEAKKDDSAEEPVQEGKDRRGNATLEKAGAEKRVTEKSERKAIKECPVAEGAQAKVDEVEATEIAEPEAESKSSKSTQRSSKSGAKRVEGEKLSQDVREESRSIEKNADKEDKIAAKQQAAKCAAEEQNSVTVEASRSTEGAGVLADDKGQKDSSQTLVDSEKGAGLDIAKKLTESDEVKKGKGVKSPRSQKERMRKGTAETERSPTERPRRSSREVDRDQEEKRTKENEEKLKRERAPKTVEKTDKIQHDKDDSSTSEKEESADAEGKKGGSERLGREADVEMEPGTVEAERETPMTRGRGSWRRGRRGGAARGRGRGRGRGRPRKDTTPEVEAPSTPPEDCIGRRRSCRIQSEQQKKMAEIAQRMAIEEALLPEEKPTRGSRGGRGNRRGTRKRGGRQADRDYVPTVKPKTKTHSHKGSATIAAEKRRKEEELLRQQQKKSKKKRRRGAGGGSNGTPRRRPWEAESSESTEEEEELEDEEEEDPDEAGHLLVLPEANPEDEFACEEEDPNAEVIVIRRARTVRRVKTEVSKEDGNSGSDSETTHDEKPCSKCGKGDHPEWILLCDSCDAGYHTSCLKPALMIIPDGDWYCPPCEHRMLCEKLLEEIKLYDQLSKKKEREELRKQRLAYVGISLDNVLKPEKKEESEEGEEEDEEEDGEEDEEEEEKEKKAFAKRSARKRKVINYRFQEYDEMIFQAVEPEIRAAQSAKVVSIGGKDLSGLSHGVEEDEEKPAAEDKEAEEESEDEEEKARMQRLQPKRKKRPRKLTSLDFSSEDDADDTDEYQGSSAASGSEPCSEGAPTSGSEWGGSRRRRRRDLDDFVVDNSDEDDESAYTTRRAAAKKKVNYREVSSDEGPRKRKSNIRRRRPKSEDSDESDTDWRGKKKKTKKRRSWRKSSSSEEEAEFTAESSDESRRGGRKNKKRVPSSSEEEEEEEEEEDEKPKKAPARTSAATAKKPVKKDSEEESEEEESDDDDEEEEGSSEESSSSAQSIKFGKNRQVIRSDEEEEHEKPEKKEPTKVETAPPQQSLPPSEPAPQATSEPPAPSATAQVASVPSSVIAAAPAVPPSAVEEKRPEPVKRYVPPQPPKQKRLPPPEPPSDEDVPMDDEPPLEEESLPEPSPPSEPPRNLPENKSFTDRGFPDDDVPDKGFPDDGPSERGFAPDPYSDCAPLEGTWSQPLAPAPVEPVMTSSAPSPPPQLTSLDATPRMPHHPPPHWGPPRGFACPPHPRPPPGMMPPSRYMPYPPGGGWYGGPPHPQQGPPPPHHEGQYGHYGPPPPHWSGPPPADGGFSISNLLRPRAHPAEGGEEDELKSVTDIFSYISQE; encoded by the exons ATGGCGTCTATTGCCGACGAAAACTGTCATGATGATCCAAACTTCGCTGTGATCTGCTCCTTCGTTTTGAATTTTGGTGAATTATGCGGCGTAAACGTCACAATATCGGAGCTGCAGTCCATGCTGGAGGACACAAAAAACG TAAGCGACGCTCTCATCGAACTTCACGTTGTGCTGTTGCGTAAAGCAAACAAGCGTGTCACCCGTGACCGTTGGGAGAAGTGTCTCATCAAG TTTTGTCATGAAGGCAGTAACGTGGAAGGCTGGGAGTTGGAACGCTTTGGCTATCGCAAGGCCAAGCTGGCCACCAAGCTATCACTTCTCAAG CGACTGCTGGAGGCCCAGTTTGATGGCAACGCCCGTTTGAAAGGAAACGTAAACGGGCGCGAGGCCAGCGCCCTGCGTTTGGGGCCCCTCGGGAAGGACATTCGTGGGAACAATTACTGGCTGCAGAGGGACCAGCAGCTGAACCTCCGCCTCTACAGAGAACATCCGGACGACGAACGCTCCTGGCAGCTGATTTCGCG AACAAGAGATGAGCTGGCCAGCCTATTGTCAGACTTGGAGGCTACAGACGGGATTGTCAAGAAGGAAGAGAGCACCTCATTGGACAGCGAAACTGGAGAGAGTAACCTAACAGAAG CAGAGAAGCCCGACAGGAAGGACCTGAAGCCTCCATTGACGGACACCGGCCAGCATCCTCCGCTCGAAGAGACGCTGGATGCCCGTTTTCCCACCCCTGGAATCAAGCGGGAGGCCCTAGAGCAAGATGCAATCAAGAAGGAACCTACAGACGAACTTCCCTTGTCTTTGAAGAAGGAACAACACTCGCCACTGCAGCCACTGCATGACTGTGCAAAGGCAGAAGAGTTAGAAAAGCAGGGAAAGCAAAATGGAGAAACCACAACGAGCGGCATCAAAAGCGTTGAGGAAGAAACGACAGAGAAGGAAAGCGGTGCTTCCGCGAAAACTGATATTCCTGCTCCATCTTGCAGGCGATCGTTGTTCCAAGAAGAGCAGTCTTCGGCACTAGACTTGACCTCATCTAAAGGGACCAAGAGGGACCTGGAAGAACATGTTGTTGAAGGCAGAGCAAAGAAACTCGAAGTGGAGAGCCCCGCGAAGTACGCCGTTGCGGAGGCCGCAGAAGCCAACAAAAAGGTCGCGGACGTGTCAAGACTCGGTGGCGATGTACGCGCAAACGGGCTCGACGTTGAAGTCGAACGCTCTCCGAAGGACAAGGTGCAAGGACGGGAAAAGCGCGGAAGTGTGGACGACGGTTGTCACGGAAGTAACGGCATGGACGGTGAAGCTGGACAATCATCATCGTCAAAAGTACGAGGCGTTGATGAGGGAACAGACAGCAACGCCCCGTCCGTCTCTGTACAAAATAATGTAGAAACTGGCGCTGTGTCTATTGCAAGGAAAGAGAAAGACGAAGGCGCGGAGGATGCCAAAACTAAAACATCTGAAACTTCTGAAAAGGAGGGCAGCACGGTTAATGTAGAAACCGAGGTTCCAGTAGCGGTGGAGGGTGATAGCGTAACTGTGAAATCAAAGGAGCTGAATCGGGACTCGAGTGTGCTAAGTGAGAAAAGCAATAGGAAGCAAGATTCAAATTGTGATAATTTAACCGTCGAGAGCAAGTCAGCAGAGCAGTGTAAACGGGGTAGCGAGGACGTTGAAAGAATAGAAGGGGATGACTCGGAAGCAAAAAAGGACGACAGCGCGGAGGAGCCTGTGCAGGAAGGGAAAGACAGGAGGGGCAACGCCACGTTGGAGAAAGCAGGCGCTGAGAAGCGTGTGACAGAAAAATCTGAAAGAAAAGCAATAAAAGAATGCCCAGTCGCGGAGGGGGCGCAAGCAAAAGTGGATGAGGTGGAAGCTACGGAAATTGCCGAGCCGGAGGCGGAATCAAAGTCGTCGAAAAGTACTCAGCGGAGTAGCAAGAGTGGTGCGAAACGTGTCGAGGGCGAGAAGCTTTCTCAAGATGTCCGTGAGGAAAGTAGGAGCATAGAAAAGAATGCCGATAAGGAGGACAAAATTGCTGCAAAGCAGCAAGCTGCGAAATGTGCCGCGGAAGAACAAAATTCAGTTACGGTTGAAGCTTCAAGGAGCACAGAAGGTGCTGGTGTATTGGCAGACGACAAAGGACAGAAGGATTCAAGTCAAACGTTAGTAGACTCTGAAAAGGGTGCGGGTTTAGACATAGCAAAGAAATTGACAGAAAGTGACGAAGTGAAAAAGGGGAAAGGCGTGAAAAGCCCAAGAAGCCAAAAGGAAAGAATGAGGAAAGGCACAGCGGAGACGGAAAGATCCCCAACTGAGAGACCTAGGAGAAGTAGTCGGGAGGTGGACAGGGACCAAGAGGAGAAGCGCaccaaagaaaacgaagaaaaactcAAGCGAGAGAGAGCTCCCAAAACCGTAGAAAAAACCGACAAAATACAACACGACAAAGACGACTCATCAACTAGCGAGAAGGAAGAATCCGCAGACGCGGAGGGAAAAAAAGGCGGTTCGGAAAGACTCGGTCGAGAAGCGGACGTCGAAATGGAGCCTGGAACGGTGGAGGCCGAGAGGGAGACACCCATGACAAGAGGCCGTGGCTCGTGGCGGAGGGGACGAAGAGGAGGTGCCGCACGCGGAAGAGGGCGCGGACGTGGAAGGGGTCGACCGCGGAAGGACACGACTCCTGAGGTAGAAGCACCTTCCACACCTCCAGAGGACTGTATTGGGAGAAGACGGAGCTGCCGAATTCAGAGCGAGCAGCAGAAGAAGATGGCAGAGATAGCGCAACGTATGGCAATAGAAGAAGCACTCCTGCCCGAAGAGAAGCCCACAAGGGGGAGCAGAGGTGGCAGAGGAAACAGGAGGGGAACTAGG AAACGTGGTGGGAGGCAAGCAGACAGAGACTATGTCCCAACAGTGAAACCAAAAACCAAG ACCCACTCTCACAAAGGGAGCGCCACCATAGCTGCCGAGAAACGGCGTAAGGAAGAGGAGCTGCTGAGACAGCAGCAGAAGAAGAGCAAGAAAAAGCGCCGAAGGGGGGCAGGGGGAGGTTCCAATGGAACCCCCCGGCGGAGGCCCTGGGAGGCTGAATCATCAGAGtcaacagaggaggaggaggaactTGAGGATGAAGAAGAGGAGGATCCAGATGAAGCTGGCCACCTACTTGTTCTCCCCGAGGCAAACCCCGAAGACGAATTCGCTTGCGAGGAAGAAGACCCCAACGCCGAGGTCATTGTGATACGACGAGCGCGGACAGTTCGAAGAG TTAAAACGGAAGTATCGAAAGAAGACGGAAACAGTGGATCAGACAGTGAAACTACCCACGACGAGAAACCATGCAGCAAGTGTGGCAAGGGTGACCATCCTGAATGG ATCTTGTTGTGCGACTCTTGTGATGCTGGATATCACACGTCATGCCTCAAACCTGCCCTCATGATCATTCCCGATGGAGACTGGTACTGCCCACCTTGTGAACAT AGGATGCTTTGCGAAAAATTGCTCGAAGAGATCAAACTTTACGACCAGCTTTCaaagaagaaagagagggaAGAATTGAG GAAGCAGAGGTTGGCGTACGTTGGAATCAGTCTCGATAATGTTCTGAAGCCG gagaaaaaagaagaatCTGAAGAAGGTGAGGAAGAGGACGAGGAAGAGGATGGAGAagaggacgaggaagaagaggaGAAGGAGAAGAAGGCGTTTGCAAAACGCTCTGCGCGGAAGCGTAAAGTGATCAACTATCGCTTCCAAGAGTATGATGAAATGATCTTCCAGGCTGTGGAGCCAGAGATCAGGGCCGCACAGTCTGCCAAAG TGGTAAGCATAGGCGGGAAAGACTTGTCTGGCCTGAGCCATGGAGTAGAAGAAGATGAGGAAAAGCCTGCCGCTGAAGATAAAGAAGCAGAGGAGGAGTCGGAGGATGAAGAGGAAAAGGCTAGGATGCAGCGGTTACAGCCCAAACGGAAAAAGCGGCCGCGGAAACTTACGAGCCTCGACTTCTCCTCAGAAGACGACGCTGATGACACGGACGAGTACCAGGGCTCCAG TGCCGCGAGTGGGTCGGAACCGTGCAGTGAAGGAGCACCCACGTCCGGTTCGGAGTGGGGTGGAAGCAGGAGGAGGAGACGACGGGACCTGGATGATTTCG TTGTAGACAACAGTGATGAGGACGATGAATCTGCGTACACAACAAGGCGTGCTGCGGCCAAGAAGAAGGTCAATTACAGAGAAGTATCTTCAGATGAGGGaccgagaaaaagaaaatcaaa CATACGAAGACGAAGACCAAAATCTGAAGATTCAGATGAAAGTGACACAGACTGGagagggaagaagaagaaaacaaaaaagcgaCGAAGCTGGAGAAAGAGCTCAAGTTCCGAGGAAGAAGCCGAATTCACCGCAGAGAGCTCGGATGAAAGTAGGCGAGGTGGGCGAAAAAACAAGAAACGTGTCCCTTCTAGttcggaagaagaagaagaagaagaagaggaggaggatgagAAGCCAAAGAAGGCACCAGCCCGGACCTCAGCAGCGACGGCCAAAAAGCCTGTCAAAAAAGACTCTGAAGAAGAGAGTGAAGAGGAAgagtctgatgatgatgatgaagaagaagaagggagcAGTGAAGAATCATCCAGTAGTGCACAAAGTATAAAATTTGGGAAGAACAGACAGGTGATTCGTTCTGATGAAGAGGAGGAGCACGAGAAGCCTGAAAAGAAAGAACCAACCAAAGTTGAAACGGCTCCGCCTCAGCAATCTCTTCCACCAAGCGAACCAGCACCCCAAGCCACGTCTGAGCCCCCAGCTCCGAGCGCGACCGCGCAGGTAGCTTCAGTCCCATCGTCAGTAATAGCCGCGGCCCCAGCTGTACCCCCATCCGCAGTTGAGGAGAAGCGGCCTGAGCCAGTAAAGCGGTACGTTCCGCCACAGCCGCCTAAACAGAAGAGGTTACCCCCTCCAGAACCACCCTCGGACGAGGACGTCCCCATGGACGACGAGCCTCCGCTCGAGGAAGAATCCCTTCCTGAACCGTCTCCCCCGTCTGAGCCCCCTCGCAACCTACCAGAAAATAAAAGCTTCACTGACCGCGGCTTTCCCGACGACGATGTGCCTGACAAGGGATTCCCCGATGATGGCCCGAGCGAGCGCGGCTTTGCTCCAGACCCTTACAGCGACTGCGCTCCCCTCGAAGGCACCTGGAGTCAACCCCTTGCACCAGCACCCGTCGAACCTGTCATGACTTCCTCAGCACCGAGTCCCCCTCCTCAGCTGACGAGCCTAGATGCCACACCTCGCATGCCCCATCATCCCCCTCCCCACTGGGGCCCACCGCGAGGGTTTGCCTGCCCCCCACATCCCAGGCCACCTCCAGGGATGATGCCGCCTTCAAGGTACATGCCGTACCCTCCGGGTGGGGGCTGGTACGGTGGGCCCCCTCATCCTCAGCAGGGTCCTCCTCCGCCGCATCACGAAGGCCAATATGGGCACTACGGTCCCCCGCCGCCGCATTGGAGCGGTCCACCTCCTGCCGACGGCGGATTCAGTATCAGCAACCTATTGCGACCGCGGGCGCATCCGGCAGAGGGCGGGGAGGAAGATGAACTCAAGAGTGTGACAgatattttttcctacatttcGCAGGAATGA